The DNA segment CGCCGGTGCTCCTGATGGGCTTTGGCCTCCCCGGCGAGAACGCGCACGCCCCTAACGAGTGGATGAGCGACGCCAACTTCACCGGCGGGATCCGGGCGGCGGCGTTCCTCTGGGAGGAGCTGGGGCGTTTGTAGGGGACCGCGTTGCTGGCCGATGTGATCTTCGTCGTGCGCGCCGAGGACGCTCATACGTCCTCGGCGTGGGACAGCGCCGCTCGGGCGTCGCGGCGGGTTCCCTCGCAAGTGGTGGCGCGGACGTGAGTTAGCGCGGCGTGTCGGTTGGTGCCATGCGCGGCACCGGGCGTGCGTTTCCATGGTCCTGCAACTCACCAGGAGTCACCATGACCCGCACGTCTGTCCTTCCCCGCCGCGAGGCGGTTGCAGCTGCCGCGTTGCTTTCGCTGCTCGCCCTCGCCGCCCTCGTCATCCTGCCGGCGCGCGTGCAGGCGCAGAAGCCGGTGGTGGCCCGCCTCACGCCGTATGTCGGCTACATGGCGTTTGGCGACTACGTCGATGGTCCCATCGGCACGCGCATCACCAACAGCAACTCGGCGCTGTACGGCGTGACGGCGGGGCTCGACCTCTCCCGCAACGTGTCGCTGGTGGGGAACATCGGCTACACCGACAGCAACGTGCGTGTAGGGCTCCCCATCATCGGGGGAGTCAACATTGCCGACAGCAAGGTGCTGTTGTACGACGGCGGGCTGCAGTTCCGCCTCCCGCAGGGTGGCGCGTTAGGCACCGGGATCGCGCCGTTCGTGGAGGTGGGGGCGGGCGCCATCCGCTATGAAGTGCGCACGGGCCCCCTCACCACCAACGCGACCAACTTCGCGGGGAACTTCGGCGGCGGGCTCGACCTGCAGCTCAATCGCTCCATCGCGCTTCGCGGGGCGGTGAAGGACTACGTGGGGAAGTTCGACTTCCACGAGGCAACGTCGTTCGATCTCAGCAGCAAGGTCGCGCACAACGTGGCCTTCACCGTCGGGATCACGTTGGGCTTCTAGCCTGAAACGACGAGAACACCGTCCCGGCGAAGGCTGGGGATGAGTTGGACGAACGGCGGCGGGAGCTTCGGCTTCCGCCGCCTTCTCGTTGGCGATGGGTGGCGCGGTCGCGGTGCGGGGTGCAACATCGTGCGTCGCCTCGTCCGCGTGCGAGCGCCCTTCGTGGCATTCGCCTGCGCCGAGCGGTGTTCGCCCGGCAACGTTCCCGCCCGCCTGGCGCGTATCGATGCGGCCGTTCCCCTGGTGGGGGGCGGCCGCGCCCCGCGTCCTCCCCCTCGCCGATCCAGCTTCGTGCTCGTTCCCGCCCTCGCCACGTTTGCCACGGTCGCCGCGCTTGCCACGGCCTCCCACGATCGTCTCCCCGCGCCATCCGCGCCTCCGCCATCGGGCGGGGTGTACAACGGACGCGCCGGCCAGCTCGACGTGGCACCTCCACGGCTTGAGCAGAGCGTCACCGTCGACGGCGTCCTGGGAGAGGAGGTGTGGCGTAACGCGGCGCTCCTGACCGGCTTCTCGCAGTTCCAGCCGGCCGACCGGCGTCCGTCCACCGACTCGACGGAAGTACTGGTCTGGTACTCTCCGACGGCAATCCACTTCGGCGTGCGCGCCTTTGCGCCGCCGGGGGCAACCAACGCCCGGCTCTCCGACCGCGACAAGATCACCGCCGACGACTACGTCGAGATCATCCTGTCCACGTTCAACGACGGGCGGCAGGCATTCGTGTTCGGCGTCAACGCGTTAGGCGTGCAGGCCGACGGGACGCTCAACGAGCTGCAGACGACCACGTCCACCGGAAGCTCGAACTCGTCGGCGCGCGCCTCGGCCGACCTGAGCGCCAACTTCGTCTATGAATCCAAGGGGCGGCTCACCGACTTCGGCTACGAGGTGGAGGTTCGCATCCCGTTCAAGTCGTTGCGCTATCAGTCGCGTGACGTGCAGGACTGGGGATTGCAGCTGGTGCGCATGGTGCAGCACCTGGGGCACGAGGACACCTGGACCCCCACGCGGCGCGACGCCGCCTCGTTCCTGGCCCAGTCGGGGCGCCTGACCGGGCTGCGCGACCTGCGCCGCGGCGTGGTCGTCGACCTCACGCCGTCCGTCGTCGCCTTCCAGAACGGCCAGCGCAAGGGCGAGGTAGGGTGGGGCTATGCGCCGCAGGGGCCGGAGTACGGCGGTACGGTGCGGTGGGGGGTGACCAACAACCTCACGCTCAACGGCACCGTCAATCCCGACTTCTCGCAGGTCGAGGCCGACGTCGTCGCCTTCCAGTACGATCCGCGCATCGCGCTGTTCTATCCGGAGCGTCGCCCCTTCTTTCTCGAGGGGATCGAGAACTTTGCCGTCGGCAACAACCTGATCTACACGCGCCGCATCGTGCAGCCCGACGTGGCCGTCAAGCTCACCGGGAAGGCGCTCGGCACCAACCTCGCCCTCCTCT comes from the Gemmatimonadaceae bacterium genome and includes:
- a CDS encoding outer membrane beta-barrel protein produces the protein MTRTSVLPRREAVAAAALLSLLALAALVILPARVQAQKPVVARLTPYVGYMAFGDYVDGPIGTRITNSNSALYGVTAGLDLSRNVSLVGNIGYTDSNVRVGLPIIGGVNIADSKVLLYDGGLQFRLPQGGALGTGIAPFVEVGAGAIRYEVRTGPLTTNATNFAGNFGGGLDLQLNRSIALRGAVKDYVGKFDFHEATSFDLSSKVAHNVAFTVGITLGF
- a CDS encoding carbohydrate binding family 9 domain-containing protein, which gives rise to MSWTNGGGSFGFRRLLVGDGWRGRGAGCNIVRRLVRVRAPFVAFACAERCSPGNVPARLARIDAAVPLVGGGRAPRPPPRRSSFVLVPALATFATVAALATASHDRLPAPSAPPPSGGVYNGRAGQLDVAPPRLEQSVTVDGVLGEEVWRNAALLTGFSQFQPADRRPSTDSTEVLVWYSPTAIHFGVRAFAPPGATNARLSDRDKITADDYVEIILSTFNDGRQAFVFGVNALGVQADGTLNELQTTTSTGSSNSSARASADLSANFVYESKGRLTDFGYEVEVRIPFKSLRYQSRDVQDWGLQLVRMVQHLGHEDTWTPTRRDAASFLAQSGRLTGLRDLRRGVVVDLTPSVVAFQNGQRKGEVGWGYAPQGPEYGGTVRWGVTNNLTLNGTVNPDFSQVEADVVAFQYDPRIALFYPERRPFFLEGIENFAVGNNLIYTRRIVQPDVAVKLTGKALGTNLALLSAVDDRRNSLSGSDRPLYTILRGTRDVGRQSRLGFTYTDRIDGDDYNRVAGLDARMVMRKIWSLTLQGALSRTRADSVATTAPLWAGTLARQGRHYNFSARINAIDADFDAQAGFLSRRNVVDYAVANSWTFFRPSGSLVETWGFTVRGQGTGPYEAFVRGKASQDRKLHFTSNAAVRGGWRVSGALFFENFGFDPDLYAGYYVERSLGARKDTVVFDGAGDPRLHNVDLMVNVSTPEWSKVSADFQYIGGKDENFDEWQSGLIHFITANVAFRPTDQLRLEAQYQHQEFNRWTDGTTVNIRKVPRLKVEYQASRFIFFRMIGQYDTQEKLDRRDDGRTNDPLLFRNPDGSFVRLAGFKRNRVRADWLFSYQPTPGTVLFLGYGSSLDEPQPLKFRSLKRLQDGFFMKWSWLFRL